The following nucleotide sequence is from Gemmatimonadaceae bacterium.
GGTGCTGGTGGCCTCCGATCGCCCGTCGGCCCGCGCCCTCGAGCGCGCGCGGGCCCGCGGCATCGCCACCGGCGTGATCCGGACCAACGCGCACCCCGACGGCGCGCCGCTCGCCGCGCTGTTGCGCGAGGCGCGGGTGGACTACGTGGTCCTGGCGGGATACCTTCGGCTCGTTCCGGCGGACGTGGTGCGCGCGTACGCGGGACGCATCGTGAACGTGCATCCCGCGCTGTTGCCCGCATTCGGCGGACCGGGCATGTACGGTCACCGGGTGCACCAGGCCGTGATCGACGCCGGAGCGGCGGCCAGCGGCGCCACGGTGCACTTCGTGGACGAGGCGTTCGACCAGGGCGCGATCATCGCGCAGTGGCCGGTGCCCGTTCACCGGGACGACACCGCGGATTCATTGGCGGCGCGGGTACTCCGCGTGGAGCATGCGCTCTATCCGCGCGTGGTGCAGGCGCTCGCCGCCGGCCGCGTGCGCCAGGGCCAGCCCCCGCGCACGGGGAACGCCGAACAATTTCCACTCGCCGATCGCGACGATCGGCATCTCGCCGAGGACATCGAGCATGCGTTGGACCTCTAGACTCGCACGCACCGGCCTGTGGTTCGCATCCCTCGCGCTGGCTCCCGCCGCCGGCGCGCAATCCCCAGCGCCCGGTTCGCCGCTCATCCACGTGGTGCAGCGCTGGATCGGATTGCCCACCGCTCCGGGACGCGAGCGGTTCGCCACCGATCGCATCCAGGCCGCCGACCGCGGCTGGACGCGCGATGCCCTGGGCGACCTCGTCAAGACGCGCGGGTCGGGCGCGCCGGTGCGCGTGGTCGCGTGCGGACTCGACGCGCCCGCCTACATGATCAGCCAGATCACCGACGACGGCTACCTGCGCGTGCAGATGGACGGCAACGGCGCCCGCCGCCCCCTGTGGGACGACTTTCACCTGGGCCAGCGCATCCTCGTCGAGACGGGCAATCCCGCCACGCCCGACTCGGTGAAGTTCGTGCCCGGCGTATTCCTGGTCCGCAGCACGCATCTGTGGCGGGGACAGCCGGCCACCAACGGCGTCCCCACGGTGGACGACCTGTGGATCGACGTCGGCGCGCGCAACGCCGCCGAGGCGTCGCGCATGGGCATCCGGCTGCTCGACCCCGTGTTCC
It contains:
- the purN gene encoding phosphoribosylglycinamide formyltransferase; its protein translation is MTARLAVLASGGGSNLQAILDHCDRLGARSAGQVVLVASDRPSARALERARARGIATGVIRTNAHPDGAPLAALLREARVDYVVLAGYLRLVPADVVRAYAGRIVNVHPALLPAFGGPGMYGHRVHQAVIDAGAAASGATVHFVDEAFDQGAIIAQWPVPVHRDDTADSLAARVLRVEHALYPRVVQALAAGRVRQGQPPRTGNAEQFPLADRDDRHLAEDIEHALDL